The proteins below come from a single Candidatus Babeliales bacterium genomic window:
- the metG gene encoding methionine--tRNA ligase, whose translation MTKQTFYVTTPIYYVTARPHLGSLYSTLLADVAARWNRLHGKQVFFLTGTDEHGQKVADAARQVGKAPQEFVDSFIPAYKHAWDAYELEYTEFIRTTDSYHVKAVQGWLQRLIDTGDVYKGAYTGWYCTPCETFVTEKEDNTHQAGQAPKHALCGRPTHAVSEQTYFFKLSAYQDKLLQFYADNPNFIVPKERANEVINFVKAGLHDFSLSRTTVSWGIPFPNDPTHVTYVWADALNNYITAIGYGDKNKLEMFKKWWPADVQILGKDIVRFHAIYWPAFLMASGLPLPKQLLVHGWIKVGDQKMSKSLGNVIDPLTLLEKYGAEPVRYYLMRKMAITHDSSFTIEDLEQTITADLANDLGNLLNRMVALAHKHAIIELPVQDVWFDKAMDLRDDCLNLLQDFSSYMDEYLYHRALARICEFIHKVNMFFHSQEPWKLVHTDRQKFIQILSAVAHSLKAIAILLWPVMPHKMEQLLGSIGVTLKLQNGSIEQLELGQWRQSFMLHKIDTLFQKHEPVVQEVIMQKEEIQKNDVVSNDNGYIAIDDFVKVDLRVGTIIKSEPVPGSTKMLVSQIDFGPLGMRQILSGIAQWYEPSQLIGKQGVFVVNLKPRMMLGLESQGMMLLAKSGDQLKMATVAEPVANGSRLA comes from the coding sequence ATGACGAAACAAACTTTTTACGTTACCACCCCTATTTATTATGTAACAGCTCGTCCGCATCTTGGTTCATTATATTCAACATTATTAGCGGATGTTGCAGCTCGTTGGAACCGTTTGCACGGTAAACAGGTATTTTTCTTAACGGGCACAGATGAGCATGGGCAAAAGGTAGCGGATGCTGCGCGACAGGTTGGTAAAGCGCCGCAAGAGTTTGTAGATAGTTTTATTCCCGCATATAAACATGCGTGGGATGCGTATGAGCTTGAATATACAGAGTTTATTCGTACCACTGATAGTTATCACGTGAAAGCCGTTCAAGGATGGCTGCAGCGGCTCATTGATACGGGTGATGTATATAAAGGAGCATATACTGGATGGTACTGTACTCCGTGTGAAACATTTGTGACGGAAAAAGAAGATAATACACACCAGGCGGGGCAAGCGCCAAAGCATGCGCTGTGTGGTCGTCCAACTCATGCGGTTTCAGAACAAACATATTTTTTTAAATTGTCTGCATACCAAGATAAATTATTACAGTTTTATGCAGATAACCCAAATTTTATTGTGCCAAAAGAACGAGCTAATGAAGTTATTAATTTTGTTAAAGCTGGATTGCATGATTTTTCACTTTCACGTACTACGGTTTCATGGGGAATTCCGTTTCCGAATGATCCAACCCATGTGACCTATGTTTGGGCAGATGCGCTTAACAATTATATTACCGCTATTGGCTATGGTGATAAAAATAAATTAGAAATGTTTAAAAAATGGTGGCCGGCCGATGTACAGATTCTCGGTAAAGACATTGTTCGGTTTCATGCAATATATTGGCCTGCATTTTTGATGGCTTCCGGATTGCCATTACCAAAGCAATTATTGGTACATGGATGGATTAAAGTTGGTGATCAAAAGATGTCTAAATCACTGGGAAATGTGATTGATCCGCTGACATTGCTCGAAAAATATGGTGCTGAGCCCGTGCGTTATTATTTAATGCGTAAAATGGCGATTACCCACGACAGTTCATTCACTATTGAGGACTTGGAGCAGACAATTACGGCTGATTTGGCAAATGATTTGGGAAATTTACTTAATCGTATGGTAGCTCTCGCCCATAAACATGCGATTATTGAGTTGCCAGTGCAGGATGTTTGGTTTGATAAGGCCATGGACTTACGGGATGATTGTTTGAATTTGTTGCAAGATTTTAGCAGTTATATGGATGAGTATCTGTATCACCGTGCGCTTGCGCGGATCTGTGAATTTATTCATAAGGTGAATATGTTTTTCCATTCTCAAGAGCCGTGGAAGTTGGTGCACACCGATCGTCAAAAGTTTATACAAATTTTGAGTGCAGTTGCGCACAGTTTGAAAGCAATAGCAATTTTACTGTGGCCAGTAATGCCACATAAAATGGAGCAATTGTTGGGCAGTATTGGTGTTACTTTGAAATTGCAAAATGGTTCGATTGAACAGTTAGAGTTAGGGCAATGGCGGCAATCATTTATGTTACATAAAATAGATACACTGTTTCAAAAACATGAGCCAGTGGTACAAGAGGTAATTATGCAAAAAGAAGAAATACAAAAAAATGATGTGGTCAGTAATGATAATGGCTATATAGCCATTGATGATTTTGTAAAAGTTGATTTGCGCGTTGGCACTATTATCAAATCGGAGCCGGTTCCAGGTTCAACCAAGATGCTTGTTTCTCAAATTGATTTTGGACCGCTTGGTATGCGCCAAATCCTTTCTGGCATTGCGCAATGGTATGAACCAAGTCAGTTAATTGGTAAGCAAGGAGTGTTTGTGGTTAATTTAAAGCCGCGCATGATGCTTGGATTAGAATCACAAGGCATGATGCTTCTTGCAAAATCGGGTGACCAGCTCAAAATGGCAACCGTTGCAGAGCCTGTTGCTAATGGTTCGCGACTGGCGTAA
- a CDS encoding right-handed parallel beta-helix repeat-containing protein has translation MNYKNILLMSVALLSQAVCVVSASVEQDVVPNKLYELTGSRGQSWIEDAICQLTNKIDEIKCCEDLCKATVITKAEILTESGIYCLANNVTGTIVIAGSSITLNLNGYTVSAGSDGIAVAPAASDVRIRNGFVRGSGADRGIFVDGASDVRIEDVTCENWENGIYVLNGFTITCDRVACTGNCDVGLTVENSVGIIARDSTFNQNLAGALSLNGSIAEFINCSAVGQISTDVMRQREIVNQFSVDLLRKKNVMRACVDGSGQAGFVCANAESLYRDCSAFNCVVGFANEGGQVDAFNSVAESNVLGFLLNGDKSTVTNCIAENNAVAGFVSDPDQGEVVFRDCVAKANGEHGFFEYDATVTDNVNNMYLNCVSCNNGINYSANIIAANNAPVTTSAAARGFANVDCSLDEPATCAAIPVSEAQTLSLSGTYCLTNDVTGTIVITGSSITLNLNGYAVLSGSDGISIASSASDVRIKNGSVRGSGADRGIFVNGATDVRIEEVTCDNWTIGIYSLNAVTVILDNVNCNNNTTSFQCDSTEGAIARNTTFSNNSTGALVSVNSTAEFINCSAYKVLELRGQGIDDASLVGVTSKKVISENRAQPIPSAGFYCNFSSMTIYRDCSATFFDSGFVNDQGSASEHFNSVATSCDIGFELHGDKATLTNCIARDNSQAGYSSFPDVGEVIFRDCVAKDNAEYGFLEEGPISENVHNMYLNCVACNNGTNYSSNIIAANNAPVTSAAAARGFGSVDCSLDEPATCAAIPVSEAQTLSLSGTYCLTNDVTGTIVITGSSITLNLNGYAVLSGSDGISIASSASDVRIKNGSVRGSGADRGIFIDGAPSVRIEDVTCENWENGIYFANVVTGVLNNVISNNNSSSGVYCNNSVGIVIRNSIFNDNRDAGVLADNGSAVECIACSATAHIVDCLRQQQVEDSLKQRAHITCFSGQVGFESLNSTMVARSCSASTLSSGFFSSLGQNDLADCFAQGCLFGFTIGGDTSTVTNCVAEKSLDSGFLTSQDGGEAVFRECVAKDNILYGFQDAIVLTTDLPVNMYLNCVACNNGTNYSSNIVAANNAPVTSAAAARGFENVDCTLDDPAPCCSDMCPPTTPPCAATPVSEAQTLTLSGTYCLTNNVAGPINIAGDSITLDLNGYTVTGAPLKGACAAPAISVESGVRDVRIKNGLVSNAPTGICILNADFVRIEDVTCVSCDIGIDMEVGSNIVLDRVISSQNSTYGLKSSVVTGLTVRNSSFDNDGVAGVYVTQSTGNEFISCSAVGGVTGTEDSSGFDTVFSTVVFRNCFASGYTFGFQIECDSFVNIDNGIAEGCETGFLLYGLDVYLTNCTARDNNIGFYVPVECEENGRMTLRGCYASGNTGGFIDDTVVPTDTTLNMYLNCVACHNSVNYSANIIASMNAPVSAVSDATGFGNADCSIPGLHIIRKQAR, from the coding sequence ATGAATTATAAAAATATATTGTTAATGTCTGTTGCATTACTTTCTCAGGCAGTATGTGTAGTAAGTGCCTCGGTTGAGCAAGATGTTGTACCTAATAAATTGTATGAACTGACTGGTTCACGAGGTCAATCATGGATTGAAGATGCGATTTGCCAGCTTACAAATAAAATTGATGAAATTAAATGCTGTGAAGATCTCTGCAAAGCAACCGTAATTACAAAAGCAGAAATATTAACAGAGAGCGGTATCTATTGTTTAGCAAATAATGTAACAGGAACTATTGTCATCGCCGGATCAAGCATTACATTAAACTTGAATGGGTATACAGTATCTGCGGGTTCAGATGGCATTGCGGTTGCGCCGGCCGCATCTGACGTGCGTATTCGCAATGGATTTGTGCGTGGATCTGGAGCAGATCGAGGTATTTTTGTTGATGGCGCGTCTGACGTTCGCATAGAAGATGTAACGTGTGAAAATTGGGAAAATGGTATTTATGTTCTTAATGGCTTTACCATTACCTGTGATCGCGTAGCATGTACGGGAAACTGTGACGTGGGATTAACAGTTGAAAATAGTGTAGGCATTATTGCTCGCGATAGTACATTCAATCAAAATCTAGCTGGAGCATTATCATTAAACGGTAGTATTGCTGAATTTATTAATTGCTCTGCGGTAGGTCAAATATCTACGGATGTTATGAGGCAACGAGAGATTGTTAATCAATTTAGCGTTGATCTTTTAAGAAAAAAAAATGTAATGCGTGCCTGTGTAGATGGTAGTGGGCAAGCGGGATTTGTTTGCGCTAATGCGGAATCATTATATCGGGATTGTTCAGCATTTAACTGTGTGGTTGGCTTTGCAAATGAAGGCGGTCAAGTTGATGCGTTTAATTCAGTAGCAGAAAGTAATGTTTTAGGGTTTCTACTGAATGGTGATAAAAGTACAGTGACTAACTGTATAGCGGAAAATAATGCGGTGGCTGGATTTGTATCAGATCCTGACCAAGGTGAGGTTGTTTTTCGTGACTGTGTGGCAAAAGCTAATGGAGAGCATGGTTTTTTTGAATACGACGCGACAGTAACTGATAATGTAAACAACATGTATTTAAACTGTGTGTCATGCAACAATGGTATTAATTATTCGGCTAATATTATAGCAGCCAACAATGCCCCAGTAACTACGTCAGCAGCAGCACGTGGATTTGCGAATGTTGATTGTAGCTTGGATGAGCCAGCAACATGTGCAGCTATTCCAGTTTCTGAAGCACAAACACTTTCGCTCAGCGGAACGTATTGCTTAACCAATGACGTAACAGGAACGATTGTCATCACGGGATCAAGTATTACATTAAACTTGAATGGATATGCAGTATTATCTGGCTCTGATGGTATTTCAATTGCATCTTCGGCATCTGACGTGCGCATTAAAAACGGATCTGTACGTGGATCTGGAGCAGATCGAGGTATTTTTGTTAATGGTGCAACGGATGTTCGCATAGAAGAGGTAACCTGTGACAATTGGACTATCGGTATTTATTCTCTAAATGCTGTTACCGTGATCTTGGATAATGTGAATTGTAACAACAATACTACATCTTTCCAATGCGACAGTACGGAGGGAGCTATTGCTCGTAACACTACTTTTAGCAATAATTCTACTGGTGCGTTGGTATCTGTTAATAGTACTGCTGAATTTATTAATTGTTCAGCGTATAAAGTTCTTGAACTGAGAGGCCAGGGCATTGATGATGCTTCGTTGGTAGGTGTAACGAGCAAAAAGGTTATTTCTGAAAATCGAGCTCAGCCCATACCTTCAGCAGGTTTTTATTGTAACTTTTCTTCAATGACGATATATCGTGATTGTAGCGCAACATTTTTTGATAGCGGATTTGTGAACGATCAGGGCAGTGCTTCTGAGCATTTTAATTCGGTTGCAACGTCTTGTGATATAGGTTTTGAGTTGCATGGTGATAAGGCAACTCTTACTAACTGTATTGCACGAGATAATAGCCAAGCGGGATATTCATCATTTCCAGATGTTGGGGAGGTTATTTTCCGTGACTGTGTGGCGAAGGATAATGCCGAGTATGGCTTCCTTGAGGAAGGTCCAATAAGTGAAAATGTGCACAACATGTATTTGAATTGCGTTGCATGCAATAATGGCACCAATTATTCTTCCAATATTATAGCAGCAAATAATGCCCCCGTTACTTCAGCAGCAGCAGCGCGTGGATTTGGGAGCGTTGATTGTAGCTTGGATGAGCCGGCAACGTGCGCAGCTATTCCAGTTTCTGAAGCACAAACACTTTCGCTCAGCGGAACGTATTGCTTAACCAATGACGTAACAGGAACGATTGTCATCACGGGATCAAGTATTACATTAAACTTGAATGGGTATGCAGTATTATCTGGCTCTGATGGTATTTCAATTGCATCTTCGGCATCTGACGTGCGCATTAAAAACGGATCTGTACGTGGATCTGGAGCAGACCGAGGTATTTTTATTGATGGTGCACCGAGTGTTCGCATAGAAGATGTAACGTGTGAAAATTGGGAGAATGGTATTTATTTTGCCAATGTTGTTACAGGGGTGCTTAATAATGTTATCAGTAATAACAATAGTAGTAGTGGCGTCTACTGTAATAACAGTGTAGGGATTGTTATCCGCAACAGTATTTTTAATGATAATCGGGATGCGGGAGTACTGGCAGATAATGGAAGTGCTGTTGAATGTATTGCATGTTCTGCAACGGCCCATATTGTGGATTGTCTCAGGCAGCAGCAGGTTGAAGATAGTTTGAAACAGCGAGCCCACATTACGTGCTTTTCTGGACAGGTAGGATTTGAAAGTCTGAACTCAACGATGGTGGCCCGTAGCTGTTCTGCATCTACGTTATCGTCTGGTTTTTTTAGCAGTCTTGGTCAAAATGATCTCGCGGACTGTTTTGCGCAAGGTTGCTTATTCGGGTTTACTATTGGTGGGGATACGAGCACGGTAACAAATTGCGTTGCTGAAAAGAGCTTGGATTCTGGGTTTTTAACATCGCAAGATGGTGGTGAGGCTGTTTTCCGTGAATGTGTTGCGAAAGACAATATTCTGTATGGCTTTCAAGATGCTATTGTTTTGACTACCGATCTTCCAGTGAACATGTATTTAAACTGTGTTGCGTGTAATAATGGTACCAACTATTCTTCCAACATTGTAGCAGCAAATAATGCCCCAGTTACCTCAGCAGCAGCCGCTCGTGGATTTGAGAACGTTGATTGTACCCTGGATGATCCTGCACCATGTTGCTCAGATATGTGTCCACCTACCACCCCTCCGTGCGCAGCTACTCCAGTTTCGGAAGCACAAACGCTTACATTGAGTGGGACATATTGTTTAACTAATAATGTGGCGGGACCAATTAATATAGCAGGGGACAGTATAACGTTAGATTTAAATGGATATACCGTTACTGGAGCGCCACTTAAAGGTGCTTGTGCAGCACCGGCCATTTCGGTTGAGTCAGGAGTACGTGATGTTCGTATTAAAAATGGGCTGGTATCAAATGCTCCTACAGGTATTTGTATTCTTAATGCAGACTTTGTGAGAATAGAAGATGTGACGTGCGTATCGTGCGATATTGGTATTGATATGGAAGTTGGTAGCAATATTGTTCTTGATCGTGTAATAAGCAGCCAAAATTCTACATATGGTTTAAAAAGTTCAGTGGTTACTGGACTAACGGTTAGAAATTCCTCGTTTGATAATGATGGAGTAGCAGGAGTATATGTAACTCAAAGTACAGGAAATGAATTTATCAGCTGTAGTGCCGTAGGAGGAGTAACAGGCACGGAAGATTCATCAGGATTTGATACTGTTTTCAGTACCGTAGTATTCCGTAACTGTTTTGCTTCAGGTTATACATTTGGGTTCCAGATAGAATGTGACAGTTTTGTAAATATCGATAACGGTATTGCAGAAGGTTGCGAGACAGGATTTTTATTATACGGACTTGATGTATACCTTACAAATTGTACCGCTAGAGATAACAACATTGGATTTTATGTGCCTGTAGAATGCGAAGAGAATGGTAGGATGACGTTGCGTGGTTGTTATGCAAGCGGGAACACCGGGGGCTTTATTGATGATACAGTAGTGCCTACTGATACAACTCTGAATATGTATTTAAATTGTGTTGCATGTCATAATAGCGTTAACTATTCAGCGAATATTATTGCATCAATGAATGCTCCAGTAAGTGCGGTTTCGGATGCTACTGGGTTCGGCAACGCGGACTGTAGTATCCCAGGTCTTCATATAATTAGAAAACAAGCCAGGTAA
- a CDS encoding right-handed parallel beta-helix repeat-containing protein, with protein sequence MNYKKNMAVALGLLFSCAVYATDTAAKKDGSSTRASGAVIQSALCEILRKIDALSACDNACSATVITESQILSESGTYCLGNDVNGTIFIVGSGITLDLNGHTVFAGSDGIAVSDTASSVRIKNGYLKGNGFGKDTVAVDRGIFVNGAREVRIEDVMCEGWDLGIYCTNVSTLLLDHVMTNNNQTAGLFCENSSSALVRDSIFNRSAVGALVTDGSVVEFVNCLAAIDSQEHDQLRNTVITVGAGFLSDGASVVYRDCKASGTDIGFSFMQVSDIPSDSLRKGSVSNNRADFFNCVAEDNVTGFELHGDLATLTNCIAQGNSKAGFASYPDQGSVIFRNCVSKDNSVFGFTEGGMITTDISGPALNMYLNCVACNNLINYSDNIIAANNAPVRSAADASGFDNVDCSAEPV encoded by the coding sequence ATGAATTATAAAAAAAATATGGCAGTAGCGTTGGGTTTATTATTTTCTTGCGCGGTCTATGCGACTGATACTGCAGCCAAGAAGGATGGTTCTTCTACTCGAGCATCTGGAGCGGTAATTCAAAGCGCGCTGTGTGAAATTTTAAGAAAAATTGATGCACTGAGTGCTTGTGATAATGCATGTAGCGCTACAGTAATTACAGAGTCACAAATATTATCTGAAAGTGGCACCTATTGTTTAGGCAATGATGTTAATGGCACAATTTTTATTGTGGGATCAGGGATTACATTGGATTTAAATGGACACACTGTATTTGCGGGTTCTGATGGCATTGCTGTTTCAGATACTGCATCCAGTGTGCGTATTAAAAATGGATATTTAAAAGGCAATGGTTTTGGTAAGGATACTGTTGCAGTAGATAGAGGTATTTTTGTAAATGGTGCGCGAGAAGTTCGCATAGAAGATGTAATGTGTGAAGGGTGGGATCTTGGCATTTATTGTACGAATGTATCTACACTTTTGCTTGATCATGTGATGACCAATAACAATCAAACGGCAGGATTATTCTGTGAAAACAGTTCGTCTGCTCTTGTTCGTGATAGCATCTTTAATAGAAGTGCTGTTGGTGCATTGGTCACCGATGGCAGTGTTGTCGAATTTGTTAATTGTCTGGCGGCAATTGATTCTCAAGAACATGATCAACTAAGAAACACAGTAATAACAGTGGGCGCTGGATTTTTATCTGACGGCGCATCTGTAGTCTATCGCGATTGCAAGGCGTCAGGTACCGATATTGGATTTTCTTTTATGCAAGTATCGGATATCCCATCGGACTCTCTTAGAAAAGGTAGTGTTTCCAACAACAGAGCAGATTTCTTTAATTGTGTCGCCGAAGACAATGTTACCGGGTTTGAATTACATGGAGATCTTGCAACTTTAACAAATTGTATTGCGCAGGGGAATAGCAAAGCCGGCTTTGCATCATATCCGGATCAAGGTTCCGTGATTTTTCGTAATTGTGTATCAAAAGATAATAGTGTCTTTGGGTTTACAGAAGGGGGCATGATAACAACTGATATCTCTGGGCCTGCTCTTAATATGTATCTAAATTGTGTTGCATGTAACAATTTGATTAATTATTCGGATAATATTATTGCTGCAAATAATGCACCTGTGCGATCAGCAGCGGATGCAAGCGGGTTTGATAATGTTGATTGTAGCGCTGAGCCTGTTTAA
- the topA gene encoding type I DNA topoisomerase, whose amino-acid sequence MKKLLIVESPAKIKTIQKFLGKEFVIMSTVGHIKDLPTKKLGITMKDDSIELEYVTLDDKKKVIADICKQASTSDDIYIAPDPDREGEIIAWHIGKEIEKVVKDPKKIHRISFNEITKPVVIEAVENPGHIDEKKVAAQQARRILDRWVGYEVSPILWKKVATGTSAGRVQSVVLRLVCEREEAIRSFKPEEYWSITGIFKHLKSKIEAALTHIGKKKAEINNEKQANEILKELKDLDYSIDSIVDKKRIKNPVAPFMTSTIQQAAFNQLGFTAKKTMQIAQKLYEGMPLEDESTPVALITYMRTDSKRISESAITQARSYIGKHFSKDYLPTKANIYTTGKEATQDAHEAIRPVDVNITPEQVKRYAPKDAARLYELIWRRFVACQMKPAEYAQRQVTIIADKYTFKVTGSTLIFDGFLKVYDDEKEEKEDKVVLPPTLKEKDALALEKLDPKQHFTQPPPKYSEASLIKEMEKEGIGRPSTYSATLSTIQARKYVVIDSKKRFTPTELGFAVTTMLTENFPDIMDIKFTANMELDLDKIANGELERDKLLHTFYKSFQKELKKFTGKSKDGSTKKQAIVTDVDCPTCKKNKLSIKFGRTGEFLGCMGYPDCTFTSNFRRNEEGVIELIETEKPQLLDEKCPKCGSQLRQMSGKFGTFIACSGYPDCKYIKQNKANFPCPSCGGDIVERRWRGGSFWGCSSYPKCKFAIFGEIEEKPCPKCKLPFLVKKTAKDGTVSLSCNDKTCGYKK is encoded by the coding sequence AAAAACTGTTAATTGTAGAGTCACCCGCAAAAATAAAAACTATCCAAAAGTTCTTGGGTAAAGAGTTTGTCATTATGTCCACCGTCGGCCATATCAAGGATTTGCCGACAAAAAAACTGGGCATTACCATGAAGGACGACTCTATTGAACTTGAATACGTAACTTTGGATGATAAGAAGAAAGTTATTGCGGATATCTGCAAACAGGCCTCTACTTCTGATGATATCTATATTGCGCCCGATCCTGACCGTGAAGGAGAAATCATCGCATGGCATATTGGCAAAGAGATAGAAAAGGTCGTTAAAGATCCAAAAAAAATACACCGCATCTCCTTTAACGAAATTACCAAGCCAGTTGTTATCGAGGCGGTGGAAAACCCTGGGCACATTGATGAAAAGAAAGTCGCTGCACAACAAGCTCGTCGTATTCTTGATCGCTGGGTAGGTTATGAAGTGTCTCCTATTTTATGGAAAAAAGTTGCTACGGGTACCTCTGCTGGTCGCGTACAATCGGTAGTTTTACGCCTGGTTTGCGAACGAGAAGAGGCTATTCGCAGCTTTAAACCAGAAGAATATTGGAGCATCACCGGCATCTTTAAACATCTAAAATCTAAAATTGAAGCTGCTTTAACACACATTGGCAAAAAGAAAGCAGAAATTAACAATGAAAAACAGGCCAATGAGATTCTAAAAGAACTCAAAGATCTTGATTATTCGATTGATTCTATTGTTGATAAAAAGCGCATCAAAAATCCTGTTGCGCCGTTTATGACCAGTACCATACAACAAGCCGCTTTTAACCAACTTGGTTTTACTGCTAAAAAAACAATGCAAATCGCTCAAAAATTATATGAAGGTATGCCGCTTGAAGATGAATCAACACCTGTTGCGTTAATCACCTACATGCGTACCGATTCTAAACGAATCTCAGAAAGCGCAATTACTCAAGCCCGATCATATATTGGAAAACATTTTTCTAAAGATTATTTACCAACCAAAGCAAATATTTATACAACCGGCAAGGAAGCCACGCAAGATGCACACGAAGCCATCAGACCGGTTGATGTGAATATCACCCCCGAACAAGTTAAAAGATATGCGCCAAAAGATGCTGCGCGTTTATATGAACTTATTTGGCGCCGATTTGTTGCATGCCAAATGAAACCAGCAGAATATGCACAACGACAGGTTACTATTATTGCGGATAAGTATACGTTTAAAGTTACCGGTTCAACCTTAATTTTTGATGGTTTTTTGAAAGTATATGATGATGAAAAAGAGGAAAAAGAAGATAAGGTAGTATTACCTCCTACGCTCAAAGAAAAAGATGCTCTTGCTCTTGAAAAACTTGATCCAAAACAACACTTCACACAACCTCCTCCAAAATATTCTGAAGCATCGCTTATTAAAGAAATGGAAAAAGAAGGTATTGGCAGACCAAGTACCTACTCAGCAACACTCAGCACCATTCAAGCACGTAAATACGTGGTGATAGACAGTAAAAAAAGATTTACCCCGACAGAACTTGGCTTTGCAGTAACAACTATGCTCACGGAAAATTTCCCTGATATCATGGATATAAAATTTACTGCAAATATGGAGCTCGATCTTGATAAAATTGCCAACGGGGAGCTCGAACGAGATAAACTTTTACATACATTTTATAAAAGTTTTCAAAAAGAGTTAAAGAAGTTTACGGGCAAGAGTAAAGACGGTAGCACAAAAAAGCAGGCTATTGTAACTGATGTGGACTGCCCTACCTGCAAAAAAAATAAACTCAGTATCAAATTTGGCAGAACGGGCGAATTTTTGGGGTGCATGGGATACCCTGATTGCACATTCACTTCAAACTTCAGACGGAATGAAGAAGGAGTAATCGAACTAATAGAAACTGAAAAGCCACAACTTTTAGATGAAAAATGTCCAAAATGTGGCAGTCAATTACGACAAATGAGTGGTAAGTTTGGTACATTCATCGCCTGCTCCGGATACCCTGACTGTAAATATATCAAACAGAACAAAGCGAATTTCCCTTGTCCATCATGCGGCGGCGATATCGTAGAACGACGCTGGCGCGGAGGCAGTTTCTGGGGATGTAGCTCATATCCAAAATGTAAATTCGCTATTTTTGGCGAGATAGAAGAAAAACCGTGTCCAAAATGCAAGCTACCATTTTTAGTCAAAAAGACCGCAAAAGATGGCACCGTTTCCCTATCTTGTAATGACAAAACATGTGGATATAAAAAATAG